A segment of the Bradyrhizobium sp. CCBAU 53340 genome:
AATTGAGATCGATCGTCTTCATGGTTGCTCTCCGCCTCTGGTCTTGTTGTCCCTACGGCTCCGCCGCGACCTGCCAGGTTCCGGCATCCACGGCATTCACCGCATGGCCTGCAACATTGGCATCGCTCAGTGCCTCGATATTGAGCTCGACTGTCTCGGAGGAACGCAGGCGATCGGGCAGGGTGCGGATCAGCTGCTGAAACTTGCGCGCCTCGTCCTGCGCCTCGTCCATGCTGACGGCCTTGAAGCGGAACGCCGTTCCCGCCGAGGTCTGGGCCAGACGGCCGACATCTGCCGTGATCACGGTTGCGATCTTGGGATAGCCGCCTGACGTGCCGCGGTCCATCATCAGCGCGATCGGCGCGCCGTTGCCGGGGACCTGGATGCTGCCGTTGACCGTGCCGTCGGAGACGATGTTGTGGCCGTGCAGATGCTTGACCGCAGGGCCTTCGAGCCGGTAGCCCATGCGATCCGAGGTCGCCGAGATCTTCCATTCGCTATTCAGGAACAGCGCCTTGTTGGCGTCGTCGAACTCGTCGTCCTGCGGCCCCAGCACGACGCGGATTGGCCCTGTCGCAGGCTTGGGCAGCTCGATGCGCAGTTCCGCTGCACCGCTCGCGGCATCGACCGCGAATTCGTCGCCGGCCTGCAGCGGGCGCGGGTAGGGGCTGCCGAGACCGGCGCGGGCATTTACCGCGAGGCTGCCGAACACAGGCTCGCCCTTGATGGCGCCTTCGATCGCGAGATAGGTGAAGGCGCCGCCACGAGCAAAGCCCAGCGTCAGCGTCTCGCCGTCCTTCAGCGTGACGGACGTATCCATCGCCACCGGCTTGCCGGCAACGTCTGCATTGCGCGGCGCGCCTGATATCGCAACGCGCACGGCGCCGTTCCTGGCGGTGAAGGTGGCGCCGAATGGGCCGATCTCGACAGCGGCTGCGAACGGCTCGTTGCCGACAAGCGTGTTTGCAGCGGCCAGCGCCAGCCGGTCCATCGCGCCGCTGACCGTCAGGCCGTAGCGTTGTGCGCCGTGACGCCCGCCGTCCTGGACGGAGCTGGCGGGACCGATGCTGGCGACGACGAGCCGGCTCATGCGTCGACCCGCTCGGCAATGATCTCGCCGGCCTCGGCGGCGCGATCCAGCTCGTCGAAAGTCTTGTGGTCGATGGCGAAAAACGTCACGCGATCACCGGGTTCGGTGAGGAAGGTCGGATTGCGGTGGAGCTGATAGGTTCTGACCGGCGTGCGGCCGAGCAGGTGCCAGCCACTGGGCGCGGCCAGGCACTGGATGCCGGCCTGGACGCCGCCGATCGAGATCGTGCCGGCGGGCGTGAACAGGCGCGGCGACTGCCGCCGCGACATATGCAGGGACTTGTCGAGGCCACTGAGATAGGACCAGCCCGGCGTGAACCCGATCATGGCGACGCGATAGTCGCCGCCGACATGACGGGCGACGATATCGTCGGGCGTGGTGTTCAGCGCTTTGGCGACGTCCTCGAGGTCGATGCCGTGCTCGCCGCCATAGGCGACGGGAATGCGCCAGCGCCGCGCCTTGGTGGTCGGCGGCAGGGGCTGGCCAGCGATCGCAAGCAGCTTTTCGCCGAGCGCGTCGAACCCGATCTTGCCGGGGTCGTAATGCACCAACAGCGAGCGGTAGGTCGGGATCATCTCGGAGATGCCCTCGATGGGGTGAGCAGCGAGCGCCTTGTCGAGCGCGAGCACGCGCTCATTGGCGGCGTCGTCGATGGTGCGGCTGAACTCGACCGTGACGGCGCTGTCGCCACTGGGCAGCAGGCGGGGCGGGGGAAGCGTCGCGGCCATGACCTCTCGAAATCGGTCTTGAGAAAAGCGCGGGCTCAGCCTTGAGTTCCGCGATGCCTTTGCTTCGCGTAAATGCGCCCGCAAGTCCAATAAATTAATGCTGGGGGTGGCGATAAAGCCTTGTTATCGCGTCGCATAACCGCCCGGCAGGGCCGCATTCTTGTCAGGGCTTTGGCCCTTGACGACAAGCCCCGGGCTCGCAAGATGCGCGCGTTCTTTCCCGTACCCCGGAGCTCGTTCTCGTCCATGTCGTTGTCCCCCGAAGCCCGCAAGATCCTCGCCGGCATCACCACCGCCACCATCACCACGGTCCTGCTGAAAAAGGGCCTGCGCAATGTGTGGATGCGCGGCGCGCGTCCGCTGCGTCCGGGTCTGCCGCGCCTGGTGGGACCGGCCTTCACGCTGCGCTTCGTGCCGGCCCGCGAGGATCTGGCGACGCCGGAATCCTGGTCGTCGCCGATCTCGACCCGCACCGCGATCGAGGCGATGCCCGAAGGCTGCATCGCCGTGGTCGATGCCATGGGCATCACCGACGCCGGCATCTTCGGCGACATCCTCTGCGCCCGCATGGTGAAGCGCGGCGTCACCGCACTCGTCACCGACGGCGTCGTGCGTGACGTC
Coding sequences within it:
- a CDS encoding biotin-dependent carboxyltransferase family protein gives rise to the protein MSRLVVASIGPASSVQDGGRHGAQRYGLTVSGAMDRLALAAANTLVGNEPFAAAVEIGPFGATFTARNGAVRVAISGAPRNADVAGKPVAMDTSVTLKDGETLTLGFARGGAFTYLAIEGAIKGEPVFGSLAVNARAGLGSPYPRPLQAGDEFAVDAASGAAELRIELPKPATGPIRVVLGPQDDEFDDANKALFLNSEWKISATSDRMGYRLEGPAVKHLHGHNIVSDGTVNGSIQVPGNGAPIALMMDRGTSGGYPKIATVITADVGRLAQTSAGTAFRFKAVSMDEAQDEARKFQQLIRTLPDRLRSSETVELNIEALSDANVAGHAVNAVDAGTWQVAAEP
- a CDS encoding ribonuclease activity regulator RraA, which encodes MSLSPEARKILAGITTATITTVLLKKGLRNVWMRGARPLRPGLPRLVGPAFTLRFVPAREDLATPESWSSPISTRTAIEAMPEGCIAVVDAMGITDAGIFGDILCARMVKRGVTALVTDGVVRDVEGVLGTNLPVWCDGYAAPPSVAGLTFVGWGEPIGCGGVAVFPNDIVVADQDGCVLIPQAMLDHVLAEGVEQERMEAWIVNEVNNGAVLPGLYPMNAETKARYAASKK
- the pxpB gene encoding 5-oxoprolinase subunit PxpB, translated to MAATLPPPRLLPSGDSAVTVEFSRTIDDAANERVLALDKALAAHPIEGISEMIPTYRSLLVHYDPGKIGFDALGEKLLAIAGQPLPPTTKARRWRIPVAYGGEHGIDLEDVAKALNTTPDDIVARHVGGDYRVAMIGFTPGWSYLSGLDKSLHMSRRQSPRLFTPAGTISIGGVQAGIQCLAAPSGWHLLGRTPVRTYQLHRNPTFLTEPGDRVTFFAIDHKTFDELDRAAEAGEIIAERVDA